In one window of Azoarcus olearius DNA:
- a CDS encoding AEC family transporter, protein MLDILAITGPIFIVIAIGFAAVRSGLFAKADTRALGAFVINIALPAVLFKALSQRSFGEVMNPTHLAAYAIGSLAAFGVGVMVMRVLRRQPMPKAAIVGMGMAMSNSAFIGFPVALQLFGQVAAVGLALALIVENLILLPLVIALAESSGDNGAKLGRVVAQTFARLLKNPIVLAILAGFGASLLGLRPPLMLAKAIDMLALASAPVALFVIGGALVGQKVGGMVADLGLIAAGKLVLHPLAVLTMFWLLPPVDPVLQMAGVLFASAPMATVYPIIGQKYGQDGMCSAALVVTTVASFVTLSVVVGVLRAGAPIAAG, encoded by the coding sequence GTGCTCGACATCCTGGCCATCACCGGGCCGATCTTCATCGTCATCGCAATCGGCTTTGCCGCGGTGCGCAGCGGGCTGTTCGCCAAGGCGGATACGCGCGCGCTCGGCGCCTTCGTCATCAACATCGCGCTGCCGGCGGTGCTGTTCAAGGCGCTGTCGCAGCGCAGCTTCGGCGAGGTGATGAACCCGACCCATCTCGCCGCCTACGCCATCGGATCGCTCGCCGCCTTCGGCGTTGGCGTGATGGTGATGCGGGTGCTGCGCCGCCAGCCCATGCCCAAGGCCGCCATCGTCGGCATGGGAATGGCGATGTCCAACAGCGCCTTCATCGGCTTTCCGGTGGCGCTGCAGCTTTTCGGCCAGGTGGCGGCGGTGGGGCTTGCGCTGGCGCTGATCGTCGAGAACCTGATCCTGCTGCCACTGGTGATCGCGCTGGCGGAAAGCAGCGGCGACAACGGTGCCAAGCTCGGCCGGGTGGTGGCGCAGACCTTCGCGCGGCTGCTGAAGAACCCGATCGTGCTCGCCATCCTCGCCGGCTTCGGTGCCTCCCTCCTCGGGCTGCGCCCGCCGCTGATGCTGGCGAAGGCGATCGACATGCTGGCGCTGGCGTCGGCGCCGGTGGCCCTGTTCGTGATCGGCGGCGCGCTGGTCGGCCAGAAGGTGGGCGGCATGGTGGCCGACCTCGGCCTGATCGCCGCCGGCAAGCTGGTACTGCATCCGCTGGCGGTGCTGACAATGTTCTGGCTGCTGCCGCCGGTCGATCCGGTGCTGCAGATGGCCGGGGTGCTGTTCGCCAGCGCGCCGATGGCGACGGTCTATCCGATCATCGGCCAGAAGTACGGCCAGGATGGGATGTGCTCGGCGGCGCTGGTGGTGACCACGGTTGCCTCCTTCGTCACCCTCAGCGTGGTGGTGGGCGTGCTGCGGGCAGGCGCGCCGATAGCGGCGGGTTAG
- a CDS encoding MBL fold metallo-hydrolase: MTTSAPQPADIRSFFDDETCTVTHVVACPQTRRAAIIDSVLDFDPKSGRTRHTQADRVIGHVRAAGLTVEWLLETHAHADHLSAAPYLQQALGGRTAIGEHIREVQAVFKRIFNAHDLGTEGREFDRLFADGERFHIGELEVEVMHTPGHTPACISYRVGDDVFVGDTLFMPDYGTARCDFPGGDAATLYRSIQKLLALPPHTRLHLCHDYPPDGRAPAWVSTVAEQRAGNIHVGDGNSEAAFVALRNARDATLAMPVLILPAVQVNVRAGHLPPPEDNGVRYLKLPLNLL, from the coding sequence ATGACGACCTCCGCGCCGCAGCCCGCCGACATCCGGTCCTTCTTCGACGACGAAACCTGCACCGTCACGCACGTGGTGGCCTGCCCGCAGACGCGGCGCGCGGCCATCATCGACAGCGTGCTCGACTTCGACCCCAAGTCCGGGCGCACCCGCCACACGCAGGCGGACCGCGTGATCGGGCACGTGCGCGCGGCCGGACTGACGGTGGAGTGGCTGCTGGAAACCCACGCCCACGCCGACCACCTCAGCGCCGCGCCCTACCTGCAGCAGGCGCTGGGCGGCCGCACCGCCATCGGCGAGCACATCCGCGAGGTGCAGGCGGTGTTCAAGCGCATCTTCAATGCCCACGACCTCGGCACCGAGGGCCGCGAGTTCGACCGCCTGTTCGCCGACGGCGAGCGCTTTCACATCGGCGAGCTCGAAGTGGAGGTGATGCACACCCCGGGCCACACGCCAGCCTGCATCAGCTACCGCGTGGGCGACGACGTCTTCGTCGGCGACACCCTGTTCATGCCTGACTACGGCACCGCGCGCTGCGACTTTCCCGGCGGCGATGCGGCCACGCTGTACCGTTCCATCCAGAAGCTGCTGGCGCTGCCGCCGCACACCCGGCTGCACCTGTGCCACGACTACCCGCCTGACGGTCGCGCGCCGGCCTGGGTCAGCACCGTGGCCGAACAGCGGGCAGGCAACATCCACGTGGGAGACGGCAACAGCGAGGCCGCCTTCGTGGCGCTGCGCAACGCGCGCGACGCGACCCTGGCGATGCCGGTGCTGATACTGCCGGCGGTGCAGGTGAACGTGCGCGCCGGCCACCTGCCGCCGCCGGAGGACAACGGCGTGCGCTACCTCAAGCTGCCGCTGAACCTGCTGTAG
- a CDS encoding 2Fe-2S iron-sulfur cluster-binding protein, with translation MVTVTYIEPNGNEQQIDVPEGWSLMQAAMSNGVDGMEAECGGSCACATCHCYVDEAWAERVPAAAENELAMLDNVAAERRPTSRLSCQIKATAALEGIVLRLPVNQS, from the coding sequence ATGGTCACCGTCACCTACATCGAACCCAACGGCAACGAACAGCAGATCGACGTCCCCGAAGGCTGGAGCCTGATGCAGGCCGCCATGTCGAACGGCGTGGACGGCATGGAGGCCGAATGCGGCGGCTCCTGCGCCTGCGCCACCTGTCATTGCTACGTGGACGAGGCCTGGGCCGAGCGCGTGCCGGCCGCCGCCGAAAACGAACTGGCGATGCTCGACAACGTCGCCGCCGAACGCCGCCCGACCAGCCGCCTGTCCTGCCAGATCAAGGCCACCGCGGCGCTGGAAGGCATCGTGCTGCGCCTGCCCGTCAACCAGAGCTGA
- a CDS encoding helix-turn-helix domain-containing protein has translation MTTPSPAAVRLPPSAARQRAVPDFALYGETATSALELMHIEEIELRSSLYEWEIEPHVHRGLYQVIWVGDGMAQVALDECQEQVAGPAAIVIPPGAVHGFRFAPGTQGMVLTLDGRFLVEGDLETAGESLRQLFAAPRLLRLDGGEEGDAATARRLDGLLRQLAEEFPAPDAADAPVARWLAQAVVWRLAQGCARSVSAAAAGKRGRHHQALLTRFLLLVEENFLAHWPLSRYAAQLGLSTPSLNRLTRAASGRPALEYLHDRLTREACRRLVYTAAPVSRIALDLGFEDPAYFCRFFKRRTGDSPSGYRERQGR, from the coding sequence ATGACGACCCCTTCGCCCGCCGCCGTCCGGCTGCCTCCTTCCGCCGCCCGCCAGCGCGCCGTGCCCGACTTCGCGCTGTACGGCGAAACCGCGACCTCCGCGCTGGAGCTGATGCATATCGAGGAAATCGAACTGCGCAGCAGCCTGTACGAATGGGAGATCGAGCCGCATGTGCACCGCGGCCTCTACCAGGTGATCTGGGTGGGCGACGGCATGGCGCAGGTGGCGCTGGACGAATGCCAGGAGCAGGTGGCGGGGCCGGCGGCCATCGTCATCCCGCCCGGTGCGGTGCATGGCTTCCGCTTCGCGCCCGGCACCCAGGGCATGGTGCTCACGCTGGACGGCCGCTTCCTGGTGGAAGGCGATCTCGAAACCGCGGGCGAATCCCTGCGCCAGCTCTTCGCCGCGCCGCGGCTGCTGCGCCTGGACGGCGGCGAGGAGGGCGACGCCGCCACCGCGCGCCGGCTGGACGGCTTGCTGCGCCAGCTCGCCGAGGAATTCCCCGCGCCCGATGCCGCCGATGCGCCAGTGGCGCGCTGGCTGGCGCAAGCGGTGGTGTGGCGGCTGGCGCAGGGCTGCGCGCGCAGCGTGTCGGCGGCGGCCGCCGGCAAGCGCGGCCGGCATCACCAGGCACTGCTCACCCGCTTCCTGCTGCTGGTGGAGGAGAACTTCCTGGCGCATTGGCCGCTGTCGCGCTACGCCGCGCAGCTAGGCCTCAGCACCCCCAGCCTCAACCGCCTGACGCGGGCCGCGAGCGGCCGCCCCGCGCTGGAATACCTTCACGACCGCCTCACCCGCGAGGCCTGCCGCCGGCTGGTGTATACCGCGGCGCCGGTTAGCCGCATCGCGCTCGACCTCGGCTTCGAAGACCCGGCCTACTTCTGCCGGTTTTTCAAGCGCCGAACCGGGGATAGCCCGAGTGGATACCGCGAGCGGCAGGGGAGGTGA
- a CDS encoding aldo/keto reductase translates to MHHRTLGPFQVGAIGLGCMNLSHAYGVPPSPEQAEAVLLRALDLGVTHFDTAALYGFGANETLVGRVLSPYRSRFTLASKCGMTGVDGKRVIDGRPETLKRTCEEALARLHTDVIDLYYLHRWDKQVPVEDSVGALADLVREGKIRAIGLSEVSADTLRRAHAVHPIAALQTEYSLWTRNAEIAALDACRELGVSFVAFSPVGRGFLAAALSSPADVAAFDAKDIRRAMPRFQGDNFIANLRLLEGYKALAAEAGCTPAQLALAWLLAKGGHILPIPGTTRIAHLEENLAAAEVRLSAGLIEQVEALINQATVAGPRYNAATQTEIDTEEF, encoded by the coding sequence ATGCACCACCGCACTCTCGGCCCCTTCCAGGTCGGCGCCATCGGCCTGGGCTGCATGAATCTCTCGCACGCCTATGGCGTCCCGCCGTCACCCGAGCAGGCGGAGGCGGTGTTGCTGCGGGCGCTCGATCTTGGCGTCACCCATTTCGATACCGCCGCGCTGTACGGCTTCGGCGCCAACGAAACCCTCGTCGGCCGCGTGCTCTCCCCGTATCGCTCGCGCTTCACGCTGGCGAGCAAGTGCGGCATGACTGGCGTGGATGGCAAGCGCGTCATCGACGGCCGCCCCGAAACCCTCAAGCGCACCTGCGAAGAGGCGCTCGCCCGCCTGCACACCGACGTCATCGACCTCTACTATCTGCACCGCTGGGACAAGCAGGTGCCGGTGGAGGACAGCGTGGGCGCGCTCGCCGACCTGGTGCGCGAAGGCAAGATCCGCGCGATCGGCCTCTCGGAAGTGTCCGCCGACACCCTGCGCCGCGCCCACGCGGTGCACCCGATTGCCGCGCTGCAGACCGAATATTCGCTGTGGACCCGTAACGCCGAGATCGCGGCGCTCGATGCCTGCCGCGAACTGGGGGTGAGCTTCGTTGCCTTCAGCCCGGTGGGGCGCGGCTTCCTGGCCGCGGCGCTGTCGTCGCCGGCCGACGTCGCCGCGTTCGACGCCAAGGACATCCGCCGCGCGATGCCGCGCTTCCAGGGCGACAACTTCATCGCCAACCTGCGCCTGCTCGAGGGCTACAAGGCGCTGGCGGCGGAAGCCGGCTGCACACCGGCGCAGCTCGCGCTGGCATGGCTGCTGGCCAAGGGCGGGCACATCCTGCCGATCCCGGGTACCACCCGCATCGCCCACCTGGAAGAGAACCTCGCCGCCGCCGAAGTCCGCCTGAGCGCCGGGCTGATCGAGCAGGTGGAGGCGCTGATCAACCAGGCCACCGTTGCCGGCCCGCGCTACAACGCTGCGACGCAGACCGAGATCGACACCGAGGAATTCTGA
- a CDS encoding class III extradiol dioxygenase subunit beta: MAKITASVYTSHVPAIGAAIDLKKTGEAYWQPLFAGYEYSKQWMKENTPDVIFLVYNDHATAFSLDFIPTFAIGTAAEFTPADEGWGPRPVPKVIGHPELASHIAQSVIQQDFDLTIVNKMDVDHGLTVPLSLMCGEPQAWPCPVIPFAVNVVQYPVPSGRRCFQLGQAIRKAVESYDDDLKVQIWGTGGMSHQLQGARAGLINAEWDNRFLDRLIADPADLAQMPHIDYVREAGSEGIELVMWLIARGAMSDVAGGPAPTVKHRFFHVPASNTAVGHLILENN, translated from the coding sequence ATGGCCAAGATCACCGCATCCGTCTATACCTCGCACGTGCCCGCCATCGGCGCCGCGATCGACCTCAAGAAGACCGGCGAGGCTTACTGGCAGCCGCTGTTCGCTGGTTACGAGTACTCCAAGCAGTGGATGAAGGAGAACACGCCCGACGTGATCTTCCTGGTCTACAACGACCACGCCACCGCCTTCAGCCTGGATTTCATCCCCACGTTCGCGATCGGCACCGCGGCGGAATTCACCCCGGCGGATGAAGGCTGGGGCCCGCGTCCGGTGCCCAAGGTCATCGGCCATCCGGAACTCGCCTCGCACATCGCGCAGAGCGTGATCCAGCAGGATTTCGACCTCACCATCGTCAACAAGATGGACGTCGACCACGGCCTGACGGTGCCGCTGTCGTTGATGTGCGGCGAACCCCAGGCCTGGCCGTGCCCGGTGATTCCGTTCGCGGTGAATGTGGTGCAGTACCCGGTGCCGTCCGGCCGCCGCTGCTTCCAGCTCGGGCAGGCGATCCGCAAGGCGGTGGAATCGTATGACGACGACCTCAAGGTGCAGATCTGGGGCACGGGCGGCATGAGCCACCAGCTGCAGGGCGCGCGCGCCGGGCTGATCAATGCCGAGTGGGACAACCGCTTCCTCGACCGCCTGATCGCCGACCCCGCCGACCTCGCGCAGATGCCGCACATCGACTACGTGCGCGAAGCCGGCTCAGAGGGCATCGAACTGGTGATGTGGCTGATCGCGCGCGGCGCGATGAGCGACGTGGCTGGCGGCCCGGCGCCCACGGTGAAGCACCGCTTCTTCCACGTGCCGGCGTCCAATACCGCGGTCGGTCACCTGATCCTGGAAAACAACTAG
- a CDS encoding flagellinolysin produces MRIQTNTATLFSQRQLTQSSQGLATSLQRLSSGLRINSAKDDAAGLAISERMTAQIKGLNQARRNANDSISLLMTAEGAMGSVSDALQRVRELAVQAANATNSASDKAALQQEVNQLLQGVDQIGTHTQFNGQKLFSQGRSSIGGDPDKRAVLDSLQDWAGAATERIRDFYGLQGDGADMDVNLYEDAAGGVLASVSYVGVDGQGRSLNLTLNIDMADFVPANPPNGGSAPMYNDRIITHEMVHAVMGRTMNFSSLPSWFKEGAAEYIHGADERVAGDLLGGGTYAANLTAVSGAFAADDVSGSPGYSAGYLAMRFMDRGMGVKAVMARLAAGDTLDQAINSASGGTYANEAAFKAAVNSAFASIDTTSQASVSASLKSAFGVDLSNSDTGAIGGADANGGNTYTAASIVADSGSFFGFNLKMPEIGGGAGQNEFIFQVGAKGGEDITAMIGAMNIGALGLAGTDLTTSPQSAIRAVDRALDYVNRQRARVGALQSRMESTISRLENAAENASASRSRIRDTDFAAETANLTRQTILQNAGIAMTTQANAIPQLALQLLG; encoded by the coding sequence ATGCGAATCCAGACCAACACCGCCACGTTGTTCTCGCAGCGCCAGTTGACCCAGTCCTCGCAAGGGCTGGCGACCAGCCTGCAGCGGCTGTCGTCCGGCCTGCGCATCAATTCCGCCAAGGATGACGCCGCGGGGCTGGCGATCAGCGAGCGCATGACCGCGCAGATCAAGGGTCTGAACCAGGCGCGGCGCAACGCCAACGACAGCATCTCGCTGCTGATGACCGCCGAAGGCGCGATGGGCAGCGTGTCGGACGCGCTGCAGCGAGTGCGCGAACTCGCCGTGCAGGCGGCCAACGCCACCAACTCCGCCAGCGACAAGGCGGCGCTGCAGCAGGAGGTCAACCAGCTGCTGCAGGGCGTGGACCAGATCGGCACCCATACCCAATTCAACGGCCAGAAGCTGTTCTCGCAGGGCCGCAGCTCCATCGGCGGCGACCCCGACAAGCGTGCGGTGCTCGACAGCCTGCAGGACTGGGCCGGCGCCGCGACCGAACGCATCCGCGACTTCTACGGCCTGCAGGGCGACGGCGCCGACATGGACGTGAACCTGTACGAGGATGCCGCCGGCGGCGTGCTCGCCTCGGTGAGCTACGTGGGCGTGGATGGCCAGGGCCGCTCGCTCAACCTCACGCTCAACATCGACATGGCGGATTTCGTGCCGGCCAATCCGCCCAACGGCGGCTCGGCGCCGATGTACAACGACCGCATCATCACGCACGAGATGGTGCACGCGGTGATGGGCCGCACGATGAACTTCAGCTCGCTGCCGAGCTGGTTCAAGGAAGGCGCGGCGGAATACATCCACGGCGCGGACGAACGCGTGGCCGGCGACCTGCTCGGCGGCGGCACCTACGCCGCCAACCTGACTGCGGTGTCGGGCGCCTTCGCCGCGGACGACGTCTCCGGTTCGCCCGGCTATTCCGCCGGCTACCTGGCGATGCGTTTCATGGACCGCGGCATGGGCGTGAAGGCGGTGATGGCGCGGCTCGCGGCCGGCGACACGCTGGACCAGGCGATCAACAGCGCCAGCGGCGGCACCTATGCCAACGAAGCCGCCTTCAAGGCGGCGGTGAATTCCGCCTTCGCCAGCATCGACACCACCAGCCAGGCCAGTGTCAGCGCCTCGCTCAAGTCCGCCTTCGGCGTCGATCTGTCGAACAGCGATACCGGCGCAATCGGCGGTGCAGACGCCAATGGCGGCAACACCTACACCGCGGCCAGCATCGTCGCCGACAGCGGCAGCTTCTTCGGCTTCAACCTGAAAATGCCGGAAATCGGCGGCGGTGCCGGCCAGAACGAGTTCATCTTCCAGGTGGGTGCCAAGGGCGGCGAGGACATCACCGCGATGATCGGAGCGATGAACATCGGCGCGCTCGGTCTCGCCGGCACCGACCTCACCACCAGCCCGCAGAGCGCGATCCGCGCGGTGGACCGCGCACTCGACTATGTGAACCGGCAGCGCGCGCGCGTCGGCGCACTGCAGTCGCGCATGGAATCCACCATCTCGCGGCTCGAAAACGCGGCCGAGAACGCCAGCGCCTCGCGCTCGCGCATCCGCGACACCGACTTCGCCGCCGAAACCGCCAACCTCACCCGGCAGACCATCCTGCAGAACGCGGGCATTGCGATGACCACCCAGGCCAACGCCATCCCGCAGCTCGCGCTGCAACTGCTCGGCTAA
- a CDS encoding Gfo/Idh/MocA family oxidoreductase: MSKTIKVALAGAGAFGIKHLDGIKNIDGVEVVSLISRDLEKTKEVADKYGIGHVTTDLADSLALPEVDAVILCTPTQMHAAQAIQCMKAGKHVQVEIPLCDKLSDGEEVARLQKETGLVAMVGHTRRFNPSHQWVHKKIEAGEFNVQQMDVQTYFFRRTNMNALGQPRSWTDHLLWHHAAHTVDLFAYQAGSPIVKANAIQGPIHPTLGIAMDMSIQLKAANGAICTLSLSFNNDGPLGTFFRYIGDTGTYIARYDDLVNGKEEKIDVSKVDVSMNGIELQDREFFAAIREGREPNSSVASVFACYKVLHDLEQQLNAG, translated from the coding sequence ATGAGCAAGACGATCAAGGTTGCGCTGGCCGGCGCCGGCGCTTTCGGCATCAAGCACCTGGACGGCATCAAGAACATCGACGGCGTGGAAGTGGTGTCGCTGATCAGCCGCGACCTGGAAAAGACGAAGGAAGTGGCCGACAAGTACGGCATCGGCCACGTCACCACCGACCTCGCCGACAGCCTCGCGCTGCCGGAAGTCGACGCGGTGATCCTGTGCACCCCGACCCAGATGCACGCTGCCCAGGCCATCCAGTGCATGAAGGCCGGCAAGCACGTGCAGGTCGAAATCCCGCTGTGCGACAAGCTCTCCGACGGCGAGGAAGTCGCCCGCCTGCAGAAGGAAACCGGGCTGGTGGCGATGGTCGGCCACACCCGCCGCTTCAACCCCAGCCACCAGTGGGTGCACAAGAAGATCGAAGCCGGCGAGTTCAACGTCCAGCAGATGGACGTGCAGACCTACTTCTTCCGCCGCACCAACATGAACGCGCTCGGCCAGCCGCGCAGCTGGACCGACCACCTGCTGTGGCACCACGCCGCCCACACCGTGGACCTGTTCGCCTACCAGGCCGGCAGCCCGATCGTGAAGGCCAACGCCATCCAGGGCCCCATCCATCCGACCCTGGGCATCGCGATGGACATGAGCATCCAGCTGAAGGCCGCCAACGGCGCGATCTGCACGCTGAGCCTGTCCTTCAACAACGACGGCCCCCTCGGCACCTTCTTCCGCTACATCGGCGACACCGGCACCTACATCGCGCGCTACGACGATCTGGTGAACGGCAAGGAAGAGAAGATCGACGTCAGCAAGGTCGACGTCTCGATGAACGGCATCGAACTGCAGGACCGCGAATTCTTCGCCGCCATCCGCGAAGGCCGCGAGCCGAACTCCAGCGTGGCCTCGGTGTTCGCCTGCTACAAGGTGCTGCACGATCTGGAACAGCAGCTCAACGCGGGTTGA
- a CDS encoding glutamine amidotransferase, with translation MKKCIALRHVAFEDLGVFEPVLHQAGYHIDYRQAGIDRIGAAEAAEADLLVILGGPIGVYETEAYPFVADEIELARARLASGKPLLGICLGAQLIAAAAGARVYPGPAKEIGWSALTLSAAGRDSVLAPLGAPGVAVLHWHGDTFDLPEGATLLASTPLTPHQAFQLGEAVLALQFHPEADPAGIERWLIGHACELAHARVSLAALRADTERYGAACATAAGTLLRDWLVRAAG, from the coding sequence ATGAAGAAATGCATCGCGTTGCGCCACGTCGCCTTCGAAGACCTCGGCGTGTTCGAACCGGTCCTGCATCAGGCCGGCTACCACATCGACTATCGCCAGGCGGGCATCGACCGCATCGGCGCGGCCGAAGCCGCTGAAGCCGACCTGCTGGTCATCCTCGGCGGCCCGATCGGGGTCTATGAGACCGAGGCCTATCCCTTCGTCGCCGACGAGATCGAACTCGCCCGCGCCCGGCTGGCAAGCGGCAAGCCGCTGCTCGGCATCTGCCTCGGCGCCCAGCTGATCGCCGCCGCTGCCGGCGCGCGGGTGTATCCCGGTCCGGCCAAGGAGATCGGCTGGAGCGCGCTGACGCTGAGCGCGGCGGGGCGCGACTCGGTGCTGGCTCCACTCGGCGCACCCGGCGTGGCGGTGCTGCACTGGCACGGCGACACCTTCGATCTGCCCGAAGGTGCCACGCTGCTGGCCTCCACGCCGCTCACGCCGCACCAGGCCTTCCAGCTTGGCGAGGCAGTGCTGGCCTTGCAGTTCCATCCCGAGGCCGACCCTGCCGGCATCGAGCGCTGGCTGATCGGCCACGCCTGCGAACTTGCCCACGCCCGGGTTTCGCTGGCCGCGCTGCGGGCCGACACCGAACGCTACGGCGCGGCCTGCGCCACCGCCGCGGGCACCTTGCTGCGCGACTGGCTCGTGCGTGCCGCCGGCTGA
- a CDS encoding NAD(P)/FAD-dependent oxidoreductase: protein MDAPLIAGPEGAGLPGNGPVVIVGAGQSGLQVAESLRSEGYAGVIVMIGDEPCPPYHRPPLSKAYLAGEASEAQLTIRAPEALAKKQIEFVAGVGVESIDRANTLLTLTDGRKLAYAALALATGSRARPLPVPGADLANVFALRTLEDTRRIAAALAAAQRVVVIGGGFIGLEFAAVAAKQGKQVTVLEAAGRLMARVVAPPVSDFYAALHRGHGVAIELGAAVSALRGKAGPAQDAVAAVCTADGREFPADLVIVGIGILPNSELAEAAGLACNRGIVVDGCSRTADPRIVASGDCTARRLEDGSLLRLESVQNAVEQGKSAAAALLGKERRFDAAPWFWSDQYDVKLQMVGLSAGYDQVVSRGEVESQRFSVFYFRTGKLVAIDSINQPQVHMLGRKLLDKGNSLTAAQAADPAFDLAGAAA from the coding sequence ATGGACGCGCCGCTCATCGCCGGCCCCGAGGGCGCCGGCCTGCCGGGCAACGGCCCGGTGGTCATCGTCGGCGCCGGCCAGTCCGGGCTGCAGGTGGCCGAATCGCTGCGCAGCGAGGGCTATGCCGGCGTGATCGTCATGATCGGCGACGAGCCCTGCCCGCCCTACCATCGCCCGCCGCTGTCCAAGGCCTATCTCGCCGGTGAGGCGAGCGAGGCGCAGCTCACCATCCGCGCGCCCGAGGCGCTCGCGAAGAAGCAGATCGAGTTCGTCGCCGGCGTCGGCGTGGAGTCCATCGACCGCGCCAACACCCTGCTCACGCTGACCGACGGCCGCAAGCTCGCCTACGCCGCGCTCGCGCTCGCCACCGGCTCGCGCGCGCGGCCGCTGCCGGTGCCCGGCGCCGACCTCGCCAACGTGTTCGCGCTGCGCACGCTGGAGGACACCCGCCGCATCGCCGCCGCGCTGGCCGCGGCACAGCGCGTGGTGGTGATCGGCGGCGGCTTCATCGGCCTGGAATTCGCCGCGGTCGCCGCCAAGCAGGGCAAACAGGTCACCGTGCTGGAGGCCGCCGGGCGGTTGATGGCGCGGGTGGTGGCACCGCCGGTGTCGGATTTCTACGCCGCGCTGCACCGCGGCCACGGCGTCGCCATCGAACTCGGTGCAGCCGTGTCGGCGCTGCGCGGCAAGGCCGGCCCGGCGCAGGACGCGGTCGCCGCCGTATGCACCGCCGACGGCCGCGAATTCCCCGCCGACCTGGTGATCGTCGGCATCGGCATCCTGCCCAACAGCGAACTCGCCGAAGCGGCCGGACTCGCCTGCAACCGCGGCATCGTGGTCGACGGCTGCTCGCGCACCGCCGACCCGCGCATCGTCGCCAGCGGCGACTGCACCGCGCGGCGGCTGGAAGACGGCAGCCTGCTGCGGCTGGAATCGGTGCAGAACGCGGTGGAACAGGGCAAATCGGCCGCCGCCGCGCTGCTCGGCAAGGAACGCCGCTTCGACGCCGCCCCCTGGTTCTGGTCCGACCAGTACGACGTCAAGCTGCAGATGGTGGGCTTGTCCGCCGGCTACGACCAGGTCGTCAGCCGTGGCGAGGTCGAAAGCCAGCGCTTCTCGGTGTTCTACTTCCGCACCGGCAAACTGGTGGCGATCGATTCGATCAACCAGCCACAGGTACACATGCTCGGCCGCAAACTGCTCGACAAGGGCAACAGCCTGACGGCGGCACAGGCGGCAGACCCGGCGTTCGATCTCGCGGGGGCTGCGGCCTGA
- a CDS encoding cytochrome P450 → MFSFDPYSPAVDADPFPFYKTLRDEHPCFWSKEANMWVLSRYADIVTALNDWQTFSSAKGNLMTELPNRAGATLGTTDPPRHDRLRGLVQHAFMKRNLESLAEPIRQIARETAAPLADLKQFDFIEDFSSKFTVRVLFAALGLPLGDEALVREKAVTMVQSDAATRQKGPEHIAAYNWMQDYASKVIAERRANPKDDLISHFSMAEIDGDRLDEREVLLTVTTLIMAGIESLGGFMGMFALNMADHADARRQCVANPDLLVDAIEESLRFNTSAQRFRRCLTRDHTLHGQTMREGDFVCLAYGSGNRDERQFPNPDVYDIGRKPKGHLGFGGAVHACLGTTIARISVKAAMNAFHRVVPDYVRVQEHLPWMPSSTFRSPLRLELARA, encoded by the coding sequence ATGTTCAGCTTCGACCCGTACTCCCCCGCCGTGGATGCGGATCCGTTTCCTTTTTACAAGACGCTGCGCGATGAGCATCCCTGCTTCTGGAGCAAGGAAGCCAATATGTGGGTGCTGTCGCGCTACGCCGACATCGTCACCGCGCTCAACGACTGGCAGACCTTTTCCTCGGCCAAGGGCAACCTGATGACCGAGCTGCCCAACCGTGCCGGCGCCACCCTGGGCACCACCGATCCCCCGCGCCACGACCGCCTGCGCGGCCTGGTCCAGCACGCCTTCATGAAGCGCAACCTGGAAAGCCTGGCCGAGCCGATCCGCCAGATCGCGCGCGAAACCGCGGCTCCGTTGGCCGACCTCAAGCAGTTCGATTTCATCGAGGACTTCTCGTCGAAGTTCACCGTGCGGGTGCTGTTCGCCGCGCTCGGGCTGCCACTCGGCGACGAGGCGCTGGTGCGCGAGAAGGCGGTGACCATGGTGCAGTCCGACGCCGCCACCCGGCAGAAGGGCCCGGAGCACATCGCCGCCTACAACTGGATGCAGGACTACGCCAGCAAGGTCATCGCCGAGCGCCGCGCCAACCCGAAGGACGACCTCATCTCGCACTTCTCGATGGCCGAAATCGACGGCGACCGCCTCGACGAGCGCGAGGTGCTGCTCACCGTGACGACGCTGATCATGGCCGGCATCGAATCGCTCGGCGGCTTCATGGGCATGTTCGCGCTCAACATGGCCGACCACGCCGACGCCCGACGCCAGTGCGTCGCCAATCCCGACCTGCTGGTGGATGCGATCGAGGAGTCGCTGCGCTTCAACACCTCGGCGCAGCGCTTCCGCCGCTGCCTCACGCGCGACCACACCCTGCACGGTCAGACCATGCGTGAAGGCGACTTCGTCTGTCTCGCCTACGGCTCCGGAAACCGCGACGAACGCCAGTTCCCCAATCCGGACGTGTATGACATCGGCCGCAAGCCCAAGGGCCACCTCGGCTTTGGCGGTGCGGTGCATGCCTGCCTCGGCACCACCATCGCCCGCATCTCGGTGAAGGCGGCGATGAACGCCTTCCACCGCGTGGTGCCGGACTACGTGCGCGTGCAGGAACACCTGCCGTGGATGCCGTCCTCCACCTTCCGCAGCCCGCTGCGGCTGGAACTGGCGCGCGCCTGA